The following DNA comes from Microbacterium terregens.
AGCTCCGCAACGGCACCGAGGTCACCGCGTACATCCCCGGCGAAGGCCACAACCTGCAGGAGCACTCGCTCGTTCTGGTGCGTGGTGGTCGTGTCAAGGACCTTCCGGGTGTCCGCTACAAGATCGTCCGCGGCGCCCTGGACACCCAGGCCGTCAAGAACCGTAAGCAGGCTCGCAGCCGCTACGGCGCGAAGAAGGGTTAAGCACCATGCCTCGCAAGGGACCAGCCCAGAAGCGCCCCGTCGTCAACGACCCGGTATACGGCGCACCGATCGTCAGCCAGCTCGTCAACAAGATCCTCGTTGACGGCAAGAAGTCGCTCGCCGAGTCGATCGTCTACACCGCCCTGAAGGGCGTCGAGGACAAGAACGGCCAGGACGCCGTCGCCACGCTCAAGAAGGCGCTCGACAACGTGCGCCCGACCCTCGAGGTCAAGAGCCGCCGCGTCGGTGGATCGACCTACCAGGTGCCGGTCGAGGTCAAGCCTCACCGCGCCAACACGCTGGCGCTGCGCTGGCTTGTCAGCTACGCAAAGGGTCGTCGTGAGAAGACGATGACCGAGCGCCTCCAGAACGAGATCCTGGATGCCTCGAACGGCCTGGGTGCCGCGGTCAAGCGCCGCGAAGACACCCACAAGATGGCCGAGTCGAACCGCGCCTTCGCGCACTACCGCTGGTGAACCCAGCCGGTGTCGGGCGAGGCGGGTTCCGCCCCGCCCGACACCCCGCGACATCCGATCTCGGTACGTCAACATGATTCATCGGTTGTTGAGCAGCGGCGAGAGCCGCGTATCGAAACACGATCACCGAAATAGATAAGGACACACCCCGTGGCACAAGACGTGCTCACCGACCTGACCAAGGTCCGCAACATCGGCATCATGGCCCACATCGATGCCGGCAAGACGACGACCACCGAGCGCATCCTGTTCTACACGGGAACCAACCACAAGATCGGCGAGACGCACGACGGCGCCTCGACGACCGACTGGATGGAGCAGGAGCAGGAGCGTGGCATCACGATCACCTCCGCTGCTGTGACGTGCTTCTGGGACAGCAACCAGATCAACATCATCGACACGCCCGGCCACGTCGACTTCACGGTCGAGGTCGAGCGCTCACTGCGCGTCCTCGATGGCGCCGTCGCCGTCTTCGACGGCAAGGAGGGCGTCGAGCCCCAGTCCGAGACGGTATGGCGTCAGGCCGACAAGTACGACGTCCCGCGCATCTGCTTCGTCAACAAGATGGACAAGCTGGGCGCCGACTTCTACTTCACGGTCGACACGATCATCAACAAGCTCAAGGCCCGGCCGCTGGTCATCCAGCTGCCGATCGGTGCCGAGAGCGACTTCATCGGCGTCGTCGACCTGGTTGAGATGCGCGCGCTGGTCTGGGCGGGCGACTCCAAGGGCGATGTCACCATGGGTGCCAAGTACGACGTCCAGGAGATCCCGGCCGACATGGCCGACGTGGTCGCCAAGTACCGCGAGATGCTGCTGGAGACGGTCGCCGAGTCCGATGAGGTGCTTCTGGAGAAGCACTTCGGCGGCGAGGGCCTGACTGTTGCCGAGATCAAGGGCGCCATCCGCAAGATGACCGTCACCTCGGAGATCTACCCGGTGCTGTGCGGCTCGGCGTTCAAGAACCGCGGCGTGCAGCCGATGCTGGACGCGGTCGTGGACTACCTCCCGTCGCCGCTGGACGTGCCCGCCATCGAGGCGCACGACCCGAAGAACGAAGAGATCGTCATCGAGCGCCACGCCGACCGCGACGAGCCCTTCACTGCTCTGGCGTTCAAGATCGTGACGCACCCCTTCTTCGGCCGTCTCACCTACATCCGCGTGTACTCCGGTCACCTGGATTCGGGCGGACAGATCGTCAACTCGACGAAGTCCAAGAAGGAGCGCATCGGGAAGATCTTCCAGATGTACGCCAACAAGGAGAACCCGGTCGACTCCGTCACCGCCGGGCACATCTACGCGGTCATCGGCCTCAAGGACACGACCACGGGCGACACGCTCTCCGATTCGCAGCACCAGGTCGTGCTCGAGTCGATGACGTTCCCCGAGCCGGTCATCGAGGTCGCGATCGAGCCCAAGACCAAGGCTGACCAGGAGAAGCTGGGTCTCGCGATCCAGAAGCTCGCGGAGGAGGACCCGACGTTCCGCGTCGAGCAGAACTCCGACACCGGTCAGACCGTCATCAAGGGCATGGGCGAGCTGCACCTGGACATCCTGGTCGACCGCATGAAGCGCGAATTCCGCGTCGAGGCGAACGTCGGCAAGCCCCAGGTCGCGTACCGCGAGACGATCAAGAAGGCTGTCGAGCGTCACGACTACACCCACAAGAAGCAGACCGGTGGTTCGGGTCAGTTCGCGAAGATCCAGTTCGCGATCGAGCCCCTCGACCTGACTGCCGAGGAGACCTACGAGTTCGACAACAAGGTCACCGGTGGGCGCATCCCGCGCGAGTACATCCCCTCGATCAACCAGGGCTTCCAGGACGCCATGAACGTCGGAGTCCTCGCGGGCTACCCGATGGTCGGCGTCAAGGCGATCCTGCTCGACGGCGCGGCGCACGACGTCGACTCGTCCGAGATGGCGTTCAAGATCGCCGGATCGATGGGATTCAAGGAGGCCGCACGCAAGGCCAACCCCGTCATCCTCGAGCCCATCATGGGCGTCGAGGTGCGCACGCCCGAGGAGTACATGGGCGATGTCATCGGCGACCTGAACTCGCGTCGCGGCCAGATCCAGTCGATGGAGGACGCCCAGGGCGTCAAGGTCGTCCGGGCTCTGGTGCCGCTGTCGGAGATGTTCGGCTACATCGGTGACCTGCGCTCGAAGACTTCGGGTCGCGCCGTCTACTCGATGGAGTTCGACAGCTACGCCGAGGTCCCCAAGGCCGTGGCCGAAGAGATCGTCCAGAAGAACAAGGGCGAGTAGCCCTCAGGATGCCGGGGGCGAGAGTTCCCGGCATCCGCACCACAACTGCATATCGGTTACCGTGTCTCGATAGGTGGCTTCGCCGCCACTGGACAACCGGGCGGCGCAGCCGCTGTCGCGAGATACACAGTTTCACCCCCTACCTCTCTACTAATGTAGGAATCAATCCCCGTAGAGCACCGGTCGCAAACCAGCGCCCGGACCCTCTACATGAACGTCCTGAGGAGGACCTAGTGGCTAAGGCCAAGTTCGAGCGGACCAAGCCGCACGTAAACATCGGAACCATCGGTCACGTCGACCACGGCAAGACCACGCTCACCGCAGCGATCTCGAAGGTGCTCGCCGACAAGTACCCGTCGGCCACCAACGTGCAGCGCGACTTCGCGTCCATTGACTCTGCTCCCGAGGAGCGTCAGCGCGGCATCACGATCAACATCTCGCACGTCGAGTACGAGACGCCGAAGCGCCACTACGCGCACGTCGACGCCCCGGGTCACGCTGACTACATCAAGAACATGATCACCGGTGCTGCCCAGATGGACGGCGCGATCCTCGTGGTCGCGGCGACCGACGGCCCCATGGCTCAGACGCGCGAGCACGTGCTTCTGGCCAAGCAGGTCGGCGTGCCGTACCTGCTCGTCGCCCTGAACAAGAGCGACATGGTCGATGACGAGGAGATCCTGGAGCTCGTCGAGCTCGAGGTTCGCGAGCTTCTCTCGAGCCAGGACTTCGATGGCGACAACGCTCCCGTTGTCCGCGTCTCGGGTCTGAAGGCGCTCGAGGGCGACGCCGAGTGGGTCGAGAAGATCGTCGAGCTCATGGAGGCCGTCGACGCTTCCATCCCCGACCCGGTGCGTGACAAGGACAAGCCGTTCCTCATGCCCATCGAGGACGTCTTCACCATCACCGGCCGTGGCACGGTCGTGACGGGTCGCGCCGAGCGCGGCACCCTCGCGATCAACTCCGAGGTCGAGATCGTGGGTCTGCGCCCGACGCAGAAGACGATCGTCACCGGTATCGAGATGTTCCACAAGCAGCTCGACGAGGCGTGGGCCGGCGAGAACTGTGGTCTGCTTCTTCGCGGCACCAAGCGTGACGACGTCGAGCGCGGCCAGGTTGTCGTCAAGCCCGGTTCGGTCACCCCGCACACCAACTTCGAGGGCACGGCGTACATCCTGTCCAAGGAGGAGGGCGGCCGTCACAACCCGTTCTTCACGAACTACCGCCCGCAGTTCTACTTCCGCACCACGGACGTCACCGGCGTCATCACGCTGCCCGAGGGCACCGAGATGGTCATGCCCGGCGACACCACGGACATGACCGTTGAGCTGATCCAGCCCATCGCCATGGAAGAGGGCCTCGGCTACGCGATCCGTGAGGGTGGCCGCACCGTCGGCGCCGGCACGGTCGTGAAGATCCTCAAGTAGCACTCGCTTTTCGAAAGGCCCCCGGGATTTCCCGGGGGCCTTTTGCGTGCCCGAAGACGAGAAGTTCCCTGTGCATATGACCCGGAATGCGCGACAGTTTCGGATTTCCCCACGTCAAAGACGATTTCCGAAGGAAAGCACAAGGGACTTCTGGGACTTCAGGAGTTCCTAAGGATCTATTCGGGCGAATTAGTGGAGACAAACTATGACGGTGTCATAGTTTGTAGTTAGTGATCACATAAAGCGGACCTGCTCGGACCACCCGAAGGATCGAGCAGGACTGGGCCGCTGGTGAACGCCCCTGTGCGGAGCTGTGCCTCTACCCGAGAGGCTTCAGTCTGGGTCCGCGCAGTGCTGTTGCACGCTCTCTGGGGGAGTATATGCATACCGACGTTCGTGGTGCCTCGCGCAAGGTCTTGCGCCAGAAACTTCGTCGCCGCCTGCACGGGCGCCGCGCCGTTCTCGGAACGGCTGCGGCGTCCGTCGTGGGGATTCTGGTGATCGCCGGCGTTGTTCCTGCGATCGCCGCGGGGCTGGATGCGGCAACGCCCGCCCCGACCGCACCCGCGGTCGTAGAGCAGTTGCCGGAGCCCGTCGAGTCGGCGGGCGTCGACCAGACGCCCGCGCCGGTCGCGTCGCCGCCGGTCGACGTCGCCCCGGCCGAGGACGGCGTGCCGGCCTCGCCGTCGGATGAGATCGCAGAGTCGGTGGACCCCGAACAGCCGGAGTCGGATGCCGGCGATGACGCCGTCGGTTCCCGGTCCATGGCGGACGCAGAGTCGGACGGCATGTCGCTGCTCGCCGCGCCGACCATCCCGCAGGGACAGGCCGCGATCACCGTGAACCTCCGCGCGCTGCGGACCGCCTCCGGGACCACGACGACCACCTCGCCCACGGCGGGCGTGCAGCTGCGCCTGCACACCGACGTGACGGTCAGCTCCACCAACAGCTACCCTGGCGATCCGATCACGGCAGCCTGGGCGACCTGCACCACCGACGCGGGCGGAGACTGCAACTTCAGCATTCAGGGAACCGCGCTGGGCAAGCAGTACTGGGTCATGTCCAACGGCGCGGCCGGCTCGCAGTCATTCCTCAGCCAATACCTGATCACCGGCGACAACACGAACACGGGCGTCAACAAGTTCGCGGCGACCCCGTACGCGTTCCGCACGCCGAAGATCGTCGCTTCTCAGACCGCATACCAGTTGCCCGGCACCGGTGTGGCAGGGATGCCGAAGGATTCCCGCGTCGGCAACCCGCAGCTCCCGCTCAGCGCCACCGTGGCAACCGCCAACCGCTGGACGCACAACAGCGGCGACATGATCACGACGGTGAACAACCCGCGCCACCAGTCGACGTGCACGCCGGGGCTGAAGGTGGCGCTGATCGTCGACACCTCCACGTCGATGACCTACAACAACAACGAGGGCATCAAGGGCGCCAAGGCTGCCTCGGTCGCCTTCGCCACGCAGTTCGCGAACAAGGACGTGACGCTCGGCGTCTACAAGTTCGGCAACGGTGCGGATGTCGTGACAGCGCCCACCCTGGTGACCGGCGCGAACCTCAAGAAGGACTTCACCGACAAGATCAACGGCATCGCGGTCGGCACCAACGATTACACCAACTGGGATGCCGGCATCGCCCAGATCAAGGGTCAGGGGTACGACCTCGCCGTCGTCCTTACCGATGGCAACCCCACGCGCTCCAGCCAGGAGAGCGACGGCGGCTCGTGGACGAACCTCATCAGGCTCGAAGCCGCGATCCTCTCCGCGAACCTCGTGAAGAGCCAGGGGACCCAGATGCTCGCCTTCGGCGTCGGGGACTACATCGACGCGGCACTGCCGCAGAACCTCGAAGCCGTCACGGGCAGGACCGCGTGGACGCCCGGGGGCGTGGCGATCGGCGCAGCGGACTACGCGATCACGAACAACTGGGCCGTGGTTTCCACACAGCTGGCCAGCCTCGCTTCCTCGCTGACCTGTGAAGCGACCGTTCAGATCCACAAGCAGCAGCGGGCGGCCGCCGGCGGCGCGCTCACCGACGGATCCGGGTGGCGCTTCACACCCGTCAAGACCGGCGCGGGCACTCTGTCGCCCACGGACGTCCAGGTCACCGGAGCGAACGGGCTCCTTCCGGCCCCATGGCGCATCTCGTTCACGGCCGCCGGTCAGACCGCGAGTGTGACGGTCACCGAAACGCAGAAGACGGGGTGGGTGCTCGAGAGCGTGACCTGCCTGAAGAACGGCGTGGCGGTGTCCGGCATCCCGAACGATCTGACCTTCACTCTGACGTCGCTCGCATCCGGCGACAACGTCGTGTGCACTGTCGTGAACGCCGAGACGCCGAAGGGCGCGACCGTGGTCGTCGACAAGGTCTGGAC
Coding sequences within:
- the fusA gene encoding elongation factor G; amino-acid sequence: MAQDVLTDLTKVRNIGIMAHIDAGKTTTTERILFYTGTNHKIGETHDGASTTDWMEQEQERGITITSAAVTCFWDSNQINIIDTPGHVDFTVEVERSLRVLDGAVAVFDGKEGVEPQSETVWRQADKYDVPRICFVNKMDKLGADFYFTVDTIINKLKARPLVIQLPIGAESDFIGVVDLVEMRALVWAGDSKGDVTMGAKYDVQEIPADMADVVAKYREMLLETVAESDEVLLEKHFGGEGLTVAEIKGAIRKMTVTSEIYPVLCGSAFKNRGVQPMLDAVVDYLPSPLDVPAIEAHDPKNEEIVIERHADRDEPFTALAFKIVTHPFFGRLTYIRVYSGHLDSGGQIVNSTKSKKERIGKIFQMYANKENPVDSVTAGHIYAVIGLKDTTTGDTLSDSQHQVVLESMTFPEPVIEVAIEPKTKADQEKLGLAIQKLAEEDPTFRVEQNSDTGQTVIKGMGELHLDILVDRMKREFRVEANVGKPQVAYRETIKKAVERHDYTHKKQTGGSGQFAKIQFAIEPLDLTAEETYEFDNKVTGGRIPREYIPSINQGFQDAMNVGVLAGYPMVGVKAILLDGAAHDVDSSEMAFKIAGSMGFKEAARKANPVILEPIMGVEVRTPEEYMGDVIGDLNSRRGQIQSMEDAQGVKVVRALVPLSEMFGYIGDLRSKTSGRAVYSMEFDSYAEVPKAVAEEIVQKNKGE
- the rpsG gene encoding 30S ribosomal protein S7, with translation MPRKGPAQKRPVVNDPVYGAPIVSQLVNKILVDGKKSLAESIVYTALKGVEDKNGQDAVATLKKALDNVRPTLEVKSRRVGGSTYQVPVEVKPHRANTLALRWLVSYAKGRREKTMTERLQNEILDASNGLGAAVKRREDTHKMAESNRAFAHYRW
- the tuf gene encoding elongation factor Tu, with product MAKAKFERTKPHVNIGTIGHVDHGKTTLTAAISKVLADKYPSATNVQRDFASIDSAPEERQRGITINISHVEYETPKRHYAHVDAPGHADYIKNMITGAAQMDGAILVVAATDGPMAQTREHVLLAKQVGVPYLLVALNKSDMVDDEEILELVELEVRELLSSQDFDGDNAPVVRVSGLKALEGDAEWVEKIVELMEAVDASIPDPVRDKDKPFLMPIEDVFTITGRGTVVTGRAERGTLAINSEVEIVGLRPTQKTIVTGIEMFHKQLDEAWAGENCGLLLRGTKRDDVERGQVVVKPGSVTPHTNFEGTAYILSKEEGGRHNPFFTNYRPQFYFRTTDVTGVITLPEGTEMVMPGDTTDMTVELIQPIAMEEGLGYAIREGGRTVGAGTVVKILK
- a CDS encoding prealbumin-like fold domain-containing protein, with the translated sequence MHTDVRGASRKVLRQKLRRRLHGRRAVLGTAAASVVGILVIAGVVPAIAAGLDAATPAPTAPAVVEQLPEPVESAGVDQTPAPVASPPVDVAPAEDGVPASPSDEIAESVDPEQPESDAGDDAVGSRSMADAESDGMSLLAAPTIPQGQAAITVNLRALRTASGTTTTTSPTAGVQLRLHTDVTVSSTNSYPGDPITAAWATCTTDAGGDCNFSIQGTALGKQYWVMSNGAAGSQSFLSQYLITGDNTNTGVNKFAATPYAFRTPKIVASQTAYQLPGTGVAGMPKDSRVGNPQLPLSATVATANRWTHNSGDMITTVNNPRHQSTCTPGLKVALIVDTSTSMTYNNNEGIKGAKAASVAFATQFANKDVTLGVYKFGNGADVVTAPTLVTGANLKKDFTDKINGIAVGTNDYTNWDAGIAQIKGQGYDLAVVLTDGNPTRSSQESDGGSWTNLIRLEAAILSANLVKSQGTQMLAFGVGDYIDAALPQNLEAVTGRTAWTPGGVAIGAADYAITNNWAVVSTQLASLASSLTCEATVQIHKQQRAAAGGALTDGSGWRFTPVKTGAGTLSPTDVQVTGANGLLPAPWRISFTAAGQTASVTVTETQKTGWVLESVTCLKNGVAVSGIPNDLTFTLTSLASGDNVVCTVVNAETPKGATVVVDKVWTIKDSTGAVTGTYREPAQPGDAALPQGLTATASVAGTDRVWGTVYSGFTQSQKVAISETVSIDAQKLPGCTLTSKKLTMANGKTVAGDVPSEVTLQLGANSYTLTNTVTCASTLSLVKKVSFGAAPTSSWTLTATKPVASPALQGPTGKYTSAGSVTAPVTAGIVYALAESGGPAEYVQDGAWSCAAGSAAVPVTDGKVIVPLGANVTCTVVNATAQLVLLKHVEDPSMNPGDWTLSATPAPGALTAKSALGAETASVANTFEVKPATEYVISEALTGGPGTIAYRQLAIQQLQPDGSWLEVSSDRVTLSPGATATYRFVNDKVPAVVLPLTGGTSTDAFLFGGVIALLLAGILAAWHARRIVAMRRI
- the rpsL gene encoding 30S ribosomal protein S12, translating into MPTIQQLVRKGRTPKVVKTKAPALKSNPQQAGVCTRVYTTTPKKPNSAMRKVARVKLRNGTEVTAYIPGEGHNLQEHSLVLVRGGRVKDLPGVRYKIVRGALDTQAVKNRKQARSRYGAKKG